The genomic stretch CGCCTCGACGCCCTGCTGGGCCGCGGCGGCATGGGCGTGGTGTTCCGGGCCGAGCACGTGGCGATCCGGCGCGCGGTGGCGGTCAAGCTCTTGCACCCGAGCCTGGCGGCGATGCCCGAGCTGCGCAGCCGGTTCGAGCGCGAGGCCATCGCGATCGGGCGCATCGATCACCCCAACTGCGTCGACGTCTCGGACTTCGGCAAGCTCGAGGACGGCTCGCTGTTCCTGGTGATGGAGCTGCTCGACGGCCGCTCGCTGGGCGATCTGATGGACGCCGAGGCGCCGATCGCGCCGCACCGCGCGCTGGCGATCCTGCGCCACGTGCTGCGCGGCCTCGGCCACGCCCACACCGCCGGCATCGTCCACCGCGACGTCAAGCCCGAGAACGTCTACCTGGTCCCGCACGAGGGCGACCTCGAGTTCGCGAAGATCCTCGACTTCGGCATCGCCAAGGTCATCGGCGGCGGCGAGCTCGACGACGGCGTCAAGCTGACCCAGGCCGGCGTCGCGTTCGGCACGCCGATCTACATGTCGCCCGAGCAGGCGATCGGCAACCCGCTCGACGGCCGCTCGGATCTGTACGCGGCGTCGGTGATGGCGTTCGAGATGATCTGCGGCCGCCCGCCGTTCTACTCCGACGACAAGCTCGAGATCCTGTCGATGCACACGACCCGGCCGCCGCCGGCGATGTCCGACACGCTCGCGGCGGTGCTCGGTCGGCCGGCGCCGCCGGTGCCGGCCACGATCGAGGCGCTGATCGCCCGCGGCCTGGCCAAGCGCCCCGACGACCGCTTCCCCGACGCCGCCGCCTACGTCGCGGCGATCGACGCCGTGCTCGGCAACGGCGCGGCCGCGCCCCGCGCCGGCCAGGCCACTGGCGCCGAGCCGCTGCTCGACATGTTCGCCGCGCCCGCGCAGGTGTCGCAGCCGGTGCTGCTGACCGAGCGGCGCACACCGACGGTCGTCCGGCGCCCGCCGCGGGCGGCGCTCGCGACGCTGATCCTGGTGGCGGCGGCCGCGGCCGGCATCCTGCTGGCGCTGGCGCTGCGCAAGCCGGCGCCCCCGGCCCAGGCCAAGCCGCCGCCCGAGACCATCGCCGGCAAGGCCGCGGCCCAGCTCGACGTCGGCGACGCCGCCGGCGCGATCAAGGCGATCGAGGCCGGCAAGAAGGCGGCCGCGAGCGATCCCCAGGCCCAGCTCCAGCTCGGCCACGCCTACGCGTTCCAGCGCAAGAACGCCGACGCGCTGACCGCGTACAAGCGCGCGCTCGAGCTCGACCCGACGGTCGCGACCGACCCGCGCCGCAACGGCGAGCTGCGCGCCAACGTCGCGGCGATCGTGTCCGACACCGACGGCGCCGCCGCGGTCGCCGGCCTGATGTTCCAGCGCGACCAGCTCGGCGACGACGCCGCCACCGACAAGCT from Myxococcales bacterium encodes the following:
- a CDS encoding protein kinase, producing the protein MASTEPRVKAAPTAAQDDRARLGTVIDGRYRLDALLGRGGMGVVFRAEHVAIRRAVAVKLLHPSLAAMPELRSRFEREAIAIGRIDHPNCVDVSDFGKLEDGSLFLVMELLDGRSLGDLMDAEAPIAPHRALAILRHVLRGLGHAHTAGIVHRDVKPENVYLVPHEGDLEFAKILDFGIAKVIGGGELDDGVKLTQAGVAFGTPIYMSPEQAIGNPLDGRSDLYAASVMAFEMICGRPPFYSDDKLEILSMHTTRPPPAMSDTLAAVLGRPAPPVPATIEALIARGLAKRPDDRFPDAAAYVAAIDAVLGNGAAAPRAGQATGAEPLLDMFAAPAQVSQPVLLTERRTPTVVRRPPRAALATLILVAAAAAGILLALALRKPAPPAQAKPPPETIAGKAAAQLDVGDAAGAIKAIEAGKKAAASDPQAQLQLGHAYAFQRKNADALTAYKRALELDPTVATDPRRNGELRANVAAIVSDTDGAAAVAGLMFQRDQLGDDAATDKLIAWAGGDDAARRAAAVPLVTKLGLGDRVDWQQSYRFDLEQGELCAQRKPAVAKLRTLGDPAAIPVLQKALVRLGTVGKWKGKNVNACLVDDAKAAITYLKGLHDK